A window from Oncorhynchus mykiss isolate Arlee chromosome 9, USDA_OmykA_1.1, whole genome shotgun sequence encodes these proteins:
- the LOC110531606 gene encoding interleukin-8: MNTAMTVIVLLVCSDVIYMIQGRGIQYPRCRCPKVHAGGVNIRLIRKLTYYRPRSHCSKEEVIVTLKTRGSLCLDPNGNFAKTLIERQIKVNQQRQNQRSIETLSKHTTTST; encoded by the exons ATGAATACTGCAATGACTGTTATTGTTCTTCTGGTCTGCTCAGACGTCATCTACATGATACAAG GGAGAGGTATACAATATCCTCGATGCCGCTGTCCTAAAGTACACGCAGGGGGGGTGAATATCAGGTTAATCAGGAAACTGACCTATTACCGTCCTCGCTCACACTGCTCTAAGGAAGAAGTCAT TGTCACACTGAAAACCAGGGGTTCGCTCTGTCTCGACCCAAATGGGAATTTTGCCAAAACACTGATTGAAAGACAAATCAAAGT AAATCAACAGCGTCAGAATCAACGTTCCATTGAGACTCTCTCCAAACATACCACCACTAGCACTTGA
- the LOC118966175 gene encoding interleukin-8-like, protein MNTAMTVIVLLVCSDVIYMIQGRGIQYPRCRCPKVHAGGVNIRLIRKLTYYRPRSHCSKEEVIVTLKTRGSLCLDPNGNFAKTLIERQIKVNQQRHNQRSIETLSPHTTPST, encoded by the exons ATGAATACTGCAATGACTGTTATTGTTCTTCTGGTCTGCTCAGACGTCATCTACATGATACAAG GGAGAGGTATACAATATCCTCGATGCCGCTGTCCTAAAGTACACGCAGGGGGGGTGAATATCAGGTTAATCAGGAAACTGACCTATTACCGTCCTCGCTCACACTGCTCTAAGGAAGAAGTCAT TGTCACACTGAAAACCAGGGGTTCGCTCTGTCTCGACCCAAATGGGAATTTTGCCAAAACACTGATTGAAAGACAAATCAAAGT AAATCAACAGCGTCATAATCAACGTTCCATTGAGACTCTCTCCCCCCATACCACCCCTAGCACTTGA
- the cxcd2 gene encoding CXC chemokine d2 precursor, translated as MNTAMTVIVLLVCSDVICMIQGRTIQDPRCRCPTVHTGGVNISLIRKLTYYPPRSHCSKEELIVTLKSGGLLCLEPNGSFAKKLIKRQTKVNQQRQNQRSIETLSTHTTTST; from the exons ATGAATACTGCAATGACTGTTATTGTTCTTCTGGTCTGCTCAGACGTCATCTGCATGATACAAG GGAGAACTATACAAGATCCTCGGTGCCGCTGTCCTACAGTACACACAGGGGGGGTGAATATCAGTTTAATCAGGAAACTGACCTATTACCCTCCTCGCTCACACTGCTCTAAGGAAGAACTCAT TGTCACACTGAAATCCGGAGGTTTGCTCTGTCTCGAACCAAATGGGAGCTTTGCCAAAAAACTGATTAAAAGACAGACCAAAGT AAATCAACAGCGTCAGAATCAACGTTCCATTGAGACTCTCTCCACACATACCACCACTAGCACTTGA